GGGCCGGCAATGACGATGATGCGGGCAGCACGAATGAGGACAGCCGGTTCTACGGCTCCACCTGTGGCCGAAACAGCCGGTCAGCGCAATCCATGCGGCAAAACAATCTACTCCAAACCGATTACGGAGATGCGCAGTCTGCATGTTAAAATAATAGTGGGAAGGGTCTGCCAACTCTTCCGATGCTTGATTGAAGGGGTCATTTTTTATGAAGCGCCTGCGTAGCTTTCATCAGTATTTTGGCATTGGTAGCCGTCAATCTTGTATTTGATGATGAAATGACTTTCCCTTTTATGTTCCATATATTCTTTCCGGGTGCATCGTGGCCGGTGACGGTTTCATAAGAGCGCTTTTTAACAAATTTCACCGCGAACCGTTGCCGGGAAGTCAGCGTGGGGAGTTGCACCGTCCCGGGGAACCCGGTGATCATGAAGAGACGAAATATTTAACGGTGGACGGAACTCTTCACCTACCTTGGTGAAGGGGAGGTAAAGCAGGGTGAGCAGGACACGCCGTACATTCAGAAATATGCTCAGAGTCAAGAGCATCATCCATTTACTCCTACTTCTGACCATTCGTGTGCACGGTTTTTGTAAAGTATGTGTGGGATAAAAATGTAGATCTGTTGATCGCTGTTGAAGTACTTTTCGTGATAACGGGATTGATCATCGAGCCTATAGCCCTTTCACTTTACAAGGAATGGGAAGTCAAGGAAGCGCGGTTCGGTTTCATGGGAGCATTTGTGAGAGCAACGTTTGGTATGGTGGTGATTTTTGGGGTCATCTATATTCTCGTTCAATATCTTCCCGTGCCAGGCTGATGTTTTGTTTAACAGCTTCACCTACAATTAGCTCAACCAGTTTATTCGAATTACAGAAAACAGAGCGAACTGCGCCTGGTTCACCTACGACGAAGGGGACCGGATCGCCAGCCGGAAGAACGGCGACGGCAGCGTCAGTCTCTTCCGCTACAACGGAGCCGGCGACCTGATCGAACAGATAAATTTGGACAAGAACGGAGAGATTCAAGACAGTTTCACTTACACGTACGACGCAAAGGGGAACATCACGGCGGTCACCTCTTCGGCGGGAACAACCACCTACGTCTACGACGCCCTGGAGCAGCTGATCAAAGAAACGCGGCCAGACGGAACGGTGATCGAGTACACCTATGACGCTGTCGGCAACCGGCTGACGAAGAAGGAAACGAAGGGCGGCACGACCTTCACCACGAACTACACCTACGACGACGCGGACCAGCTGACGGCAAGTCAACGGGACGAGATACACGCACGACGCCAACGGCAACCTGACGAATGACGGGAACCGGACCTACGTCTACGATGCCGAAAACCGGCTGGTTGCGGTCAAGGATAGCGGCGGGAACACCATCGCTTCCTTCACCTACCGGGCCGACGGC
The Planifilum fimeticola genome window above contains:
- a CDS encoding RHS repeat protein, with the protein product MDKNGEIQDSFTYTYDAKGNITAVTSSAGTTTYVYDALEQLIKETRPDGTVIEYTYDAVGNRLTKKETKGGTTFTTNYTYDDADQLTASQRDEIHARRQRQPDE